The following DNA comes from Chryseobacterium gallinarum.
CTTCTGATTGACATTGTAACGGTCTTCATTACGCTCCGCTACCCATTTCCAGTATTCCCTGTAGTCTTTGCAGTAAACAGAGTAGGCATCCAGATTGCAGAACACGTAGGAAACAGGTTTTTCGTCTTTAGGAACAGATGATACAGAAACTTGATTGGCCTCTTCATTCTGAATAACTCCTTTATAACCCAACGTCCCTGATTCATCATAAAATACAGCATACATGCCCTTGGTATGGTCAATATTTGTTAATCCGCATTTTTCCTGAACCTTTCCATATGCTGAAAGCCACTTTTTCAAAGGAACGGAACCCTGGCCTTCAAGAACGAAACAAAAATCCAGGATAGACTTCCTTTCCTTTTCAATAGGATTGAGAATCTTTTTGTTGAGTCCTTTGGCTTTTTTTATCTGCGAAATGGCATAGCCTGCAAAGCTGTCTTTGCATACTTTAGATAAAAAGTCCTCGGTTTTCAACAGATCCATCAGCGGATGTTGGTAAAGAATACAATCCTCCGGACTTGCCAGGATTTCCAGAATATTAGGATTATTCTTCTGAAGCAGTTCCACAAATCTCCCGATTTCATAATAGGTAATATCATTCGTTTCATTGGAAATCTGCTGAATATAATTCAACCCAAAGAAATCTTCTTTCGGCAGATAATATACCCCACGGATATCTGTATCTGAATTTTCCGTCGCCAGCCCGAAAGCGCGGCTTCCGGAGATGGCTTCAAAG
Coding sequences within:
- a CDS encoding nucleotidyltransferase domain-containing protein; this translates as MTIQDLKNNNLLLFEAISGSRAFGLATENSDTDIRGVYYLPKEDFFGLNYIQQISNETNDITYYEIGRFVELLQKNNPNILEILASPEDCILYQHPLMDLLKTEDFLSKVCKDSFAGYAISQIKKAKGLNKKILNPIEKERKSILDFCFVLEGQGSVPLKKWLSAYGKVQEKCGLTNIDHTKGMYAVFYDESGTLGYKGVIQNEEANQVSVSSVPKDEKPVSYVFCNLDAYSVYCKDYREYWKWVAERNEDRYNVNQKHGQNYDSKNMMHTIRLLQSCEQIFKTRSLTVRVENRDELLDIKAGNQSYEDIMQKAEKLIQSIENHYSVSSLPDYPDLEKTTKTLVRIREKLYGNHDNYK